In Arsenicicoccus dermatophilus, a genomic segment contains:
- a CDS encoding GNAT family N-acetyltransferase, whose protein sequence is MTSRLVPAAAPTTVQTRRLRLRPPTLQDRDFHHALHGDPATYAHAPWAITTDRTAHLVTLQTWVEAWQDLGVHYWLVEDRESGRPLGFAGVRVTDGGRANLYYRLVPQAQGTGLGREAARAAVAWAAEWLPTHQVLAVARDTNAASQRTAEAAGLVRGEPHEVPSDPPGVGPSRAFWLPRTTVVRGADHAPTSALRDEMLDLWCAVNAAGGSVGFTRDSPRQQVAALLDDTLAGTDDEVRTLAVLRDHEERLLGFGWWIRREGRLFRHTATLKRFMVDPTWQGRNLGRVALAGLHAVARDLPGVETLDLTYRSGSGLGHFYTAMGWVEVGRVPRAIRVGAQDYRDSVWMVRGNDARAVIPEGSL, encoded by the coding sequence ATGACCTCGCGCCTCGTGCCTGCCGCCGCCCCGACCACCGTGCAGACGCGGCGGCTGCGGCTGCGACCACCGACCCTGCAGGACCGGGACTTCCACCACGCGCTGCACGGCGACCCGGCGACGTACGCCCATGCGCCGTGGGCGATCACGACCGATCGGACGGCCCACCTGGTGACCCTGCAGACCTGGGTCGAGGCCTGGCAGGACCTCGGCGTGCACTACTGGCTGGTCGAGGACCGGGAGTCCGGGCGCCCGCTCGGCTTCGCCGGGGTGCGGGTCACGGACGGCGGGAGGGCGAACCTCTACTACCGCCTCGTGCCGCAGGCCCAGGGCACCGGCCTGGGCCGCGAGGCCGCCCGGGCAGCCGTCGCCTGGGCCGCCGAGTGGCTGCCGACCCACCAGGTGCTCGCCGTCGCCCGCGACACCAACGCCGCCTCCCAGCGCACCGCGGAGGCGGCCGGGCTGGTGCGGGGCGAGCCCCACGAGGTCCCCTCCGACCCGCCGGGGGTCGGCCCGTCGCGGGCCTTCTGGCTGCCCCGGACCACCGTCGTGCGCGGCGCGGACCACGCGCCGACCTCCGCGCTGCGGGACGAGATGCTCGACCTGTGGTGCGCCGTCAACGCCGCGGGCGGCTCGGTGGGCTTCACCCGCGACTCACCGCGCCAGCAGGTCGCGGCGCTGCTCGACGACACCCTCGCGGGCACCGACGACGAGGTCCGCACCCTGGCGGTGCTGCGCGACCACGAGGAGCGGTTGCTCGGTTTCGGATGGTGGATCCGCCGGGAGGGCAGGCTCTTCCGGCACACGGCGACGCTCAAGAGATTCATGGTCGACCCCACCTGGCAGGGGCGCAACCTCGGCCGGGTGGCGCTCGCGGGGCTGCACGCGGTGGCCCGGGACCTGCCCGGGGTGGAGACCCTCGACCTCACCTACCGCAGCGGCTCGGGCCTGGGGCACTTCTACACCGCGATGGGGTGGGTCGAGGTGGGCCGGGTCCCCCGTGCCATCCGGGTCGGGGCGCAGGACTACCGTGACAGTGTCTGGATGGTGCGTGGCAACGACGCCCGCGCGGTCATACCCGAAGGATCCCTGTGA
- a CDS encoding peptidase, whose product MTRPARVPLPAGEVTFEITDAAWEMIAVLGGHLHAYVGGEGCRARSLTFTTDEPRGAIDCELPQESVWDTVDWEAREWTEEALAALAERPESTRVTVSAELAPMLAGAVLDFGDYLAMERFVWSRLPSAVKDDRRCTCLRSFGAPRGRRAPCLDDARQGLTRPG is encoded by the coding sequence ATGACCCGACCGGCCCGCGTCCCCCTCCCCGCAGGTGAGGTGACCTTCGAGATCACCGACGCGGCCTGGGAGATGATCGCCGTCCTGGGCGGGCACCTGCATGCGTATGTCGGTGGCGAGGGCTGCCGGGCGCGGTCGTTGACGTTCACCACCGACGAGCCGCGCGGCGCGATCGACTGCGAGCTGCCGCAGGAGTCGGTGTGGGACACCGTCGACTGGGAGGCCCGCGAGTGGACCGAGGAGGCGCTCGCGGCGCTGGCCGAGCGGCCCGAGAGCACCCGGGTGACCGTGAGCGCCGAGCTGGCGCCGATGCTGGCGGGCGCGGTGCTGGACTTCGGGGACTACCTCGCGATGGAGCGGTTCGTGTGGTCCCGGCTGCCGTCCGCGGTCAAGGACGACCGGCGGTGCACCTGCCTGCGGTCCTTCGGGGCGCCGCGGGGCAGGCGGGCCCCCTGCCTGGACGACGCCCGGCAGGGGCTCACGCGGCCGGGCTGA
- the hflX gene encoding GTPase HflX: MTSTSRFDLFRSRAEALADDQVDSPWLDDEQTYDGEQLDREERAALRRVGGLSTELEDVTEVEYRQLRLERVVLAGVWTEGSAEDAENSIRELAALAETAGSTVLDGVIQRRMRPDPGTFLGSGKAQELAEIVRAEGADTVICDGELTPSQRRALEDVVKVKVIDRTALILDIFAQHAKSREGKAQVELAQLQYLLPRLRGWGESMSRQAGGQAAGGVGIGSRGPGETKIELDRRRINTKISQLKRDIVKMKTGRDAKRSSRRANEVPSVAIAGYTNAGKSSLLNRLTGAGVLVENQLFATLDPTVRRAQTPDGHPYTLADTVGFVRALPHQLVEAFRSTLEEVGDSDLLLHVVDGSHPDPEGQISAVRQVLAEVGGDRLKEIVVVNKADAADPETLMRLRTNEKHSIVVSARTGAGIEELRQLIADELPQPEIPVAVLLPYDRGDLVSRLHAEGEIEAEEHTGDGTLVHALVHPKLAGELQAYAVSRASS, encoded by the coding sequence ATGACTTCTACTTCACGCTTCGACCTCTTCCGCTCCCGCGCCGAGGCGCTCGCGGACGACCAGGTCGACTCCCCATGGCTCGACGACGAGCAGACGTATGACGGAGAGCAGCTCGACCGCGAGGAGCGCGCAGCCTTGCGCCGCGTCGGTGGGTTGTCCACCGAGCTCGAGGACGTCACCGAGGTCGAGTACCGCCAGCTCCGCCTGGAGCGCGTGGTGCTGGCCGGGGTGTGGACCGAGGGCTCGGCCGAGGACGCGGAGAACTCCATCCGCGAGCTCGCCGCCCTGGCCGAGACCGCCGGCTCGACGGTGCTCGACGGCGTCATCCAGCGCCGGATGCGCCCCGACCCGGGCACCTTCCTCGGGTCCGGGAAGGCCCAGGAGCTCGCCGAGATCGTCCGCGCCGAGGGTGCGGACACGGTGATCTGCGACGGCGAGCTGACCCCGAGCCAGCGCCGCGCGCTGGAGGACGTGGTCAAGGTCAAGGTCATCGACCGGACCGCCCTGATCCTGGACATCTTCGCCCAGCACGCCAAGTCCCGGGAGGGCAAGGCGCAGGTCGAGCTGGCCCAGCTGCAGTACCTCCTCCCGCGCCTGCGCGGCTGGGGCGAGTCGATGTCCCGGCAGGCCGGTGGCCAGGCCGCCGGTGGTGTCGGCATCGGCTCCCGCGGTCCCGGTGAGACCAAGATCGAGCTGGACCGGCGCCGGATCAACACCAAGATCAGCCAGCTCAAGCGCGACATCGTCAAGATGAAGACCGGCCGCGACGCCAAGCGGTCGAGCCGCCGGGCCAACGAGGTGCCCAGCGTCGCGATCGCCGGCTACACCAACGCCGGCAAGTCCTCCCTGCTCAACCGCCTGACCGGCGCGGGCGTCCTCGTCGAGAACCAGCTCTTCGCCACCCTGGACCCGACGGTCCGTCGCGCGCAGACGCCGGACGGGCACCCCTACACGCTGGCTGATACCGTCGGCTTCGTGCGGGCGCTGCCGCACCAGCTGGTCGAGGCCTTCCGCTCCACGCTGGAGGAGGTCGGAGACTCCGACCTGCTGCTCCACGTCGTGGACGGCTCCCACCCCGACCCCGAGGGCCAGATCTCCGCGGTCCGTCAGGTGCTCGCCGAGGTCGGGGGCGACCGGCTCAAGGAGATCGTGGTGGTCAACAAGGCCGACGCGGCCGACCCCGAGACCCTGATGCGGCTGCGCACCAACGAGAAGCACTCGATCGTGGTCTCCGCGCGCACGGGGGCGGGCATCGAGGAGCTGCGGCAGCTGATCGCCGACGAGCTCCCGCAGCCCGAGATCCCGGTCGCGGTGCTGCTGCCCTACGATCGGGGTGACCTGGTCAGCCGCCTCCACGCGGAGGGTGAGATCGAGGCCGAGGAGCACACCGGCGACGGCACCCTCGTCCACGCCCTTGTCCACCCCAAGCTGGCGGGCGAGCTCCAGGCGTATGCCGTGAGCCGCGCCTCCTCCTGA
- a CDS encoding alkaline phosphatase D family protein, with product MPTDRSPSASSSPTARCGATSSPPQVAKVAETLDEFRGRYRYNLMDANIRGMYADVPVISQWDDHETHNNWYPGQVLDDARYTQEKRVDVLATRARQAFFDFMPIADRHGRGLPDLGRAPQMYRTVERGSHLDVFCLDMRTYRHANTPGLETHRTAFLGTRQVEWLLDSLQRSRATWKVVAADMPIGIIVPDGKNIEAIANGEQGTPLGRELELAYLLSEIKRRKIRNVVWLTADVHYCAAHYYDPARARFTDFDGFYEFVAGPISAGAFGPGTMDATFGPQVLFQGVPRYQNQSPRDQKAMFFGYVEIDRAGTFSVSLRNGLGETVWSKDLQPAPC from the coding sequence ATGCCGACGGACCGATCGCCGAGCGCGTCGTCGAGCCCGACGGCCAGGTGTGGCGCAACGTCGTCACCCCCCCAGGTCGCCAAGGTCGCCGAGACGCTCGACGAGTTCCGCGGGCGCTACCGCTACAACCTCATGGACGCCAACATCCGTGGGATGTATGCCGACGTGCCGGTCATCAGCCAGTGGGACGACCACGAGACCCACAACAACTGGTACCCCGGCCAGGTCCTCGACGACGCGCGGTACACCCAGGAGAAGCGCGTCGACGTCCTCGCCACCCGCGCCCGGCAGGCCTTCTTCGACTTCATGCCGATCGCCGACCGCCACGGCCGGGGCCTGCCCGACCTGGGCCGCGCGCCGCAGATGTACCGCACCGTCGAGCGCGGCTCCCACCTGGACGTCTTCTGCCTGGACATGCGCACCTACCGCCACGCCAACACCCCCGGCCTGGAGACGCACCGCACGGCCTTCCTCGGCACCCGGCAGGTGGAGTGGCTCCTCGACTCGCTGCAGCGCTCGCGGGCGACCTGGAAGGTCGTCGCGGCGGACATGCCGATCGGCATCATCGTCCCGGACGGCAAGAACATCGAGGCGATCGCCAACGGCGAGCAGGGTACGCCGCTGGGTCGCGAACTGGAGCTGGCCTACCTGCTGAGCGAGATCAAGCGTCGCAAGATCCGCAACGTCGTCTGGCTCACCGCGGACGTGCACTACTGCGCGGCGCACTACTACGACCCGGCCAGGGCGAGGTTCACCGACTTCGACGGCTTCTACGAGTTCGTCGCCGGCCCCATCTCGGCGGGCGCCTTCGGCCCCGGCACGATGGACGCGACCTTCGGCCCGCAGGTGCTCTTCCAGGGCGTCCCGCGGTACCAGAACCAGTCGCCCCGGGACCAGAAGGCGATGTTCTTCGGGTATGTCGAGATCGACCGCGCCGGCACCTTCTCGGTGAGCCTGCGCAACGGCCTCGGCGAGACCGTGTGGAGCAAGGACCTGCAGCCCGCACCCTGCTGA
- a CDS encoding histidine phosphatase family protein, protein MNARRHEDGTLRRLVLVRHAESTDNDLCARTGARVGRVPDPLLSRYGEKQAELLAAALRLPGAWCDERTGQAGRAARRTSRLLG, encoded by the coding sequence GTGAACGCGCGAAGGCACGAGGATGGCACCCTGCGCCGTCTCGTCCTCGTCCGGCATGCCGAGTCCACCGACAACGACCTCTGCGCCCGCACCGGCGCCCGCGTCGGCCGGGTGCCCGATCCGCTGCTCAGCCGGTATGGCGAGAAGCAGGCCGAGCTGCTCGCCGCTGCGCTGAGGCTCCCGGGCGCGTGGTGCGACGAGCGAACCGGTCAAGCAGGACGAGCGGCCCGGCGCACGAGCCGCCTGCTGGGCTGA
- a CDS encoding class I SAM-dependent methyltransferase → MSEQEHYFTSSAPAGEAERRSIRIRLVGHTVDVETARGTFSPDGLDKGTAVLLAQAPTPPATGTFLDLGCGWGPVSLALGLLAPGATVHAVDVNERALDLARRNAAALGLHGVQALRAEEVPADVGYDLIWSNPPIRVGKQVLHELMRTWLPRLLPGGEAYLVVQRNLGSDSLQRWLAAELPDLQVSRHASAKAFRVLRVARPDTEAGLATPGKSTAGDLVARTRSPAVQPYR, encoded by the coding sequence ATGAGCGAGCAGGAGCACTACTTCACGTCGAGCGCGCCGGCCGGCGAGGCCGAGCGCCGCTCGATCCGGATCCGCCTCGTGGGGCACACCGTGGACGTGGAGACCGCTCGGGGCACCTTCTCCCCCGACGGTCTGGACAAGGGGACGGCGGTGCTGCTCGCGCAGGCCCCCACGCCGCCCGCCACCGGCACCTTCCTCGACCTGGGCTGCGGCTGGGGCCCGGTGAGCCTGGCGCTGGGGCTCCTGGCCCCCGGCGCGACCGTCCACGCCGTCGACGTCAACGAGCGCGCCCTGGACCTCGCCCGCCGCAACGCCGCCGCCCTGGGACTCCACGGCGTCCAGGCCCTGCGCGCCGAGGAGGTCCCCGCCGACGTGGGCTACGACCTGATCTGGTCCAACCCGCCGATCCGGGTGGGCAAGCAGGTGCTGCACGAGCTGATGCGGACCTGGCTGCCGCGGCTGTTGCCCGGTGGCGAGGCCTATCTCGTGGTGCAGCGCAACCTCGGCTCGGACTCGCTGCAGCGGTGGCTCGCCGCCGAGCTGCCCGACCTGCAGGTGAGTCGGCACGCGAGTGCCAAGGCCTTTCGCGTGCTGCGGGTCGCTCGCCCCGACACCGAGGCAGGCCTGGCCACCCCCGGGAAGAGCACCGCAGGGGACCTCGTTGCTCGGACGAGATCCCCTGCGGTGCAGCCATACCGGTGA
- the dapF gene encoding diaminopimelate epimerase, translated as MTTRALRFTKGHGTENDFVLLPDPDGSISLAPSEVARLADRRAGLGGDGVIRVVPTALAGVPEVLDQAAEAHWFMDYRNADGSLAQMCGNGTRVFAAYLRREGLERAGEFAIATRAGTKRVRVSTGPDGEELYAVDLGPWRLAEPDVAARDGSDALVKVDDHEAVPALSLDLGNPHTVVVLPDGRELDDLDLTRAPHVQPAPLEGTNVEFVSPLGDGHLRMRVHERGVGETRSCGTGAAAAALAVRWWAGVRETGDVWRVDVPGGTVHVRPLPEGRVELSGPAALVADGVVRL; from the coding sequence ATGACGACTCGCGCGCTGCGCTTCACCAAGGGCCACGGGACCGAGAACGACTTCGTCCTCCTCCCGGACCCGGACGGCTCGATCTCCCTGGCGCCCAGCGAGGTCGCGCGCCTCGCGGACCGGCGGGCGGGGCTCGGCGGCGACGGTGTGATCCGGGTGGTGCCGACCGCGCTGGCGGGTGTCCCCGAGGTGCTGGACCAGGCCGCGGAGGCGCACTGGTTCATGGACTACCGCAACGCCGACGGCTCGCTGGCGCAGATGTGCGGCAACGGCACCCGCGTCTTCGCGGCCTACCTGCGGCGCGAGGGTCTCGAGCGGGCAGGGGAGTTCGCGATCGCGACCCGGGCGGGGACCAAGCGGGTGCGGGTGTCGACCGGTCCGGACGGCGAGGAGCTGTATGCCGTCGACCTCGGCCCCTGGCGCCTCGCCGAGCCGGACGTCGCCGCGCGGGACGGCTCGGACGCCCTGGTCAAGGTGGACGACCACGAGGCGGTGCCGGCGCTGTCGCTCGACCTGGGCAACCCGCACACCGTGGTGGTGCTGCCGGACGGACGCGAGCTCGACGACCTGGACCTGACCCGGGCGCCGCACGTCCAGCCGGCGCCGCTGGAGGGCACCAACGTGGAGTTCGTCAGCCCGCTCGGCGACGGCCACCTGCGGATGCGGGTGCACGAGCGCGGGGTGGGGGAGACCCGCTCCTGCGGCACCGGTGCGGCGGCGGCGGCGCTGGCGGTGCGCTGGTGGGCCGGGGTGCGCGAGACCGGTGACGTATGGCGGGTGGACGTCCCGGGCGGCACCGTGCACGTACGTCCCCTGCCGGAGGGCCGGGTCGAGCTCAGCGGGCCGGCGGCGCTGGTCGCGGACGGGGTCGTCCGCCTCTGA
- the miaA gene encoding tRNA (adenosine(37)-N6)-dimethylallyltransferase MiaA — MTDPAAPPVVAVVGATATGKSDVGVELARRLGGEVVNADAMQLYRGMDVGTAKLTPAERRGVAHHQLDVLDLVDEASVAAYQREARRDIDAIRACGGVPVLVGGSGLYVRAALDLLDIPPTDPAVRARLQQEAERRGLPVLVERLRVLDPVAAERILATNARRVVRALEVIELTGRPFSASMPERTHRLPTVMIGLRADRAVLDERLAARVARMWEQGLLDEVRMLEPRGLREGRTAAKAIGYAQALGQLDGRLDEQQAQEETTALTRRLARRQEAWFRPDPRIRWHDTTSVLTGDRAPAELHEQVHADLLDGIAALGGDWAP, encoded by the coding sequence ATGACGGACCCCGCAGCACCCCCCGTGGTGGCCGTCGTCGGCGCCACCGCCACCGGCAAGTCCGACGTCGGGGTCGAGCTCGCCCGGCGACTCGGCGGCGAGGTGGTCAACGCGGACGCCATGCAGCTCTACCGCGGGATGGACGTGGGCACCGCCAAGCTCACGCCGGCCGAGCGGCGCGGGGTCGCGCACCACCAGCTCGACGTCCTGGACCTGGTCGACGAGGCGAGCGTCGCGGCCTACCAGCGCGAGGCGCGCCGTGACATCGACGCCATCCGGGCTTGCGGGGGCGTCCCGGTCCTCGTGGGCGGCTCGGGGCTCTACGTGCGTGCGGCGCTGGACCTGCTCGACATACCGCCGACGGACCCGGCCGTCCGCGCCCGGCTGCAGCAGGAGGCCGAGCGGCGCGGGCTGCCCGTGCTGGTCGAGCGGCTGCGCGTCCTGGACCCGGTGGCCGCCGAGCGGATCCTGGCGACCAACGCCCGCCGCGTGGTGCGGGCCCTGGAGGTGATCGAGCTAACGGGCCGACCCTTCAGCGCCAGCATGCCCGAGCGCACCCACCGCCTCCCGACCGTGATGATCGGGCTGCGCGCCGACCGCGCGGTGCTGGACGAGCGGCTCGCCGCCCGGGTCGCGCGGATGTGGGAGCAGGGCCTGCTCGACGAGGTGCGGATGCTGGAGCCGCGGGGATTGCGCGAGGGGCGCACCGCGGCCAAGGCGATCGGCTATGCCCAGGCCCTCGGTCAGCTCGACGGGCGCCTGGACGAGCAGCAGGCCCAGGAGGAGACGACCGCGCTGACCCGCAGGCTCGCCCGGCGCCAGGAGGCGTGGTTCCGCCCCGACCCCCGGATCCGGTGGCACGACACGACCTCGGTGCTGACCGGCGATCGGGCGCCCGCGGAGCTGCACGAGCAGGTCCACGCGGACCTGCTCGACGGCATCGCGGCGCTCGGGGGAGACTGGGCACCATGA
- a CDS encoding antitoxin, whose protein sequence is MSMFDNLKDKATEAMERHPDKVEQLSDQGIERAGDVLDSRTGGEYSEKIDMAQRAADERVGDNSQ, encoded by the coding sequence ATGAGCATGTTCGACAACCTGAAGGACAAGGCCACCGAGGCCATGGAGCGGCACCCCGACAAGGTGGAGCAGCTCTCCGACCAGGGCATCGAGCGGGCCGGCGACGTGCTCGACTCGCGCACCGGCGGCGAGTACTCCGAGAAGATCGACATGGCGCAGCGTGCCGCCGACGAGCGAGTCGGCGACAACAGCCAGTGA
- the miaB gene encoding tRNA (N6-isopentenyl adenosine(37)-C2)-methylthiotransferase MiaB codes for MKTYDVRTHGCQMNVHDSERLAGLLETAGYVDLASLPLDQRPETADVVVFNTCAVRENADNKLYGNLGQLRPAKLRNPDLQIAVGGCMAQKDRDTIVRKAPWVDVVFGTHNIGSLPALLDRARHNQQAQVEILESLETFPSTLPTRRDSAYAGWVSISVGCNNTCTFCIVPSLRGKEQDRRPGDILAEARALVEQGVVEITLLGQNVNSYGVEFGDRGAFAKLLRAMGEVEGLERVRFTSPHPAAFTDDVIDAMAETPNVMPSLHMPLQSGSDRVLKEMRRSYRSERFLGILDRVRARIPHAAITTDIIVGFPGETDADFEETLRVVQASRFSSAFTFQYSIRPGTPAATMADQVPKAVVQERFDRLVQLQDQISWEENRLQEGRTVEVLMAPFEGRKDTETARMSGRAKDNRLVHLAVPEGAERGRPGDVVEVDVTYGAPHHLVADGALSGGTYRVRRTRGGDAWAALQDAPVPGKPAVALGMPSIGRPETTQAAAGACGAGGCA; via the coding sequence ATGAAGACCTACGACGTGCGCACCCACGGGTGCCAGATGAACGTGCACGACTCCGAGCGCCTGGCGGGTCTGCTCGAGACCGCCGGCTACGTCGACCTCGCGAGCCTGCCCCTCGACCAGCGCCCCGAGACCGCGGACGTGGTGGTCTTCAACACCTGCGCGGTGCGGGAGAACGCCGACAACAAGCTCTACGGCAACCTCGGCCAGCTGCGCCCGGCCAAGCTGCGCAACCCGGACCTGCAGATCGCCGTCGGTGGCTGCATGGCCCAGAAGGACCGCGACACCATCGTTCGCAAGGCCCCCTGGGTCGACGTGGTCTTCGGCACCCACAACATCGGCTCGTTGCCCGCCCTGCTCGACCGGGCCCGGCACAACCAGCAGGCGCAGGTCGAGATCCTGGAGTCCCTGGAGACCTTCCCCTCGACGCTGCCGACGCGCCGTGACTCGGCCTATGCCGGCTGGGTGTCGATCTCGGTGGGCTGCAACAACACCTGCACCTTCTGCATCGTCCCGAGCCTGCGCGGCAAGGAGCAGGACCGACGCCCCGGCGACATCCTGGCCGAGGCCCGCGCGCTGGTGGAGCAGGGGGTCGTGGAGATCACCCTGCTGGGGCAGAACGTCAACTCCTACGGCGTGGAGTTCGGCGACCGCGGGGCCTTCGCCAAGCTGCTGCGGGCGATGGGCGAGGTCGAGGGTCTGGAGCGGGTGCGCTTCACCAGCCCGCACCCGGCGGCGTTCACCGACGACGTGATCGACGCGATGGCCGAGACGCCCAACGTCATGCCGAGCCTGCACATGCCGCTGCAGTCCGGCTCGGACCGGGTGCTCAAGGAGATGCGCCGGTCCTACCGCTCGGAGAGGTTCCTGGGCATCCTGGACCGGGTCCGGGCGCGGATCCCGCACGCCGCGATCACCACCGACATCATCGTGGGCTTCCCGGGGGAGACCGACGCGGACTTCGAGGAGACCTTGCGCGTCGTCCAGGCGTCACGTTTCTCGTCGGCGTTCACCTTCCAGTACTCCATCCGCCCCGGCACCCCCGCCGCGACGATGGCCGACCAGGTGCCCAAGGCCGTGGTGCAGGAGCGCTTCGACCGGCTCGTGCAGCTGCAGGACCAGATCTCCTGGGAGGAGAACCGGCTCCAGGAGGGGCGCACGGTCGAGGTGCTGATGGCTCCCTTCGAGGGCCGCAAGGACACCGAGACGGCCCGCATGTCGGGCCGGGCCAAGGACAATCGTCTGGTCCACCTCGCGGTGCCGGAGGGCGCCGAGCGCGGTCGTCCGGGCGACGTGGTCGAGGTCGACGTGACGTATGGCGCGCCGCACCACCTGGTCGCGGACGGCGCCCTGTCGGGCGGGACCTACCGGGTGCGCCGGACCAGGGGCGGCGATGCCTGGGCCGCGCTGCAGGACGCCCCCGTGCCGGGCAAGCCCGCCGTGGCGCTGGGCATGCCGTCGATCGGCCGGCCCGAGACCACGCAGGCCGCCGCGGGGGCCTGCGGCGCCGGCGGGTGCGCCTGA
- a CDS encoding polynucleotide kinase-phosphatase: MLLGDLVDRGPDSVGVLRLAMGMTAAGHALAIPGNHEAKLVRALDGAKVTVSHGLETTLAEIERAGVDDPDLRRRIRDWCYGLVSHLVLDDGRLVVAHAGLKEAYHGRASGRVRSFALYGDTTGETDEFGLPVRYPWAEDYRGRASVLYGHTPTTRLEWVNGTLCLDTGAVFGGHLSALRWPERETVQVPARAVHYEPARPLAASGRAADELRLEDVLGVRSIETEDLGRVTISPQDAAGALEVMSRFALPPVHLPYLPPTMSPVATSPLPDVLEHPAEAFGQYLTWGADRVVCEEKHMGSRAVVLLHEGGDVVYTRTGRAFFAAEQQVELTRRIRVAARAAGLFDELGTDWLLLDAELLPWSAKSEPLLREQYAPVGAAARLTLPVEVEALEAAQARGLDVGEALATARARRDAAAAYDLAWRRYVWPTDGMAGVQVAPFQVLAARGATFERRDHLWHLAIADRLVEADPELFRSTRRLVVDVADPDSVAEGTAWWEDLTAAGGEGMVVKPVANLSRTARGALMQPGLKVRGREYLRIIYGPDYTRPEHLTRLKDRSLGTKRSLAQREYALGLESVRRFVREEPLWRVHEAVFAVLALESEPVDPRL, from the coding sequence GTGCTGCTCGGCGACCTGGTCGACCGGGGACCGGACTCGGTGGGCGTCCTGCGCCTGGCCATGGGCATGACGGCGGCGGGGCACGCGCTCGCCATACCGGGCAATCACGAGGCCAAGCTGGTGCGAGCCCTCGACGGGGCCAAGGTCACGGTCAGCCACGGCCTGGAGACGACCCTCGCCGAGATCGAGCGGGCCGGCGTGGACGACCCGGACCTGCGCCGCCGCATCCGCGACTGGTGCTACGGGCTCGTGTCGCACCTGGTGCTGGACGACGGGCGACTCGTGGTCGCGCACGCCGGGCTCAAGGAGGCCTACCACGGCCGTGCCTCAGGGCGGGTGCGCTCGTTCGCGCTCTACGGCGACACGACGGGCGAGACCGACGAGTTCGGCCTGCCCGTGCGCTACCCGTGGGCCGAGGACTACCGCGGCCGCGCCAGCGTGCTCTACGGCCACACCCCGACGACGCGACTGGAGTGGGTCAACGGCACGCTGTGCCTCGACACCGGCGCGGTCTTCGGCGGGCACCTGTCGGCGCTGCGCTGGCCCGAGCGCGAGACGGTGCAGGTGCCCGCGCGCGCCGTGCACTACGAGCCGGCCAGGCCCCTCGCGGCGTCCGGGCGCGCGGCCGACGAGCTGCGCCTGGAGGACGTGCTGGGCGTGCGCTCGATCGAGACCGAGGACCTCGGCCGGGTCACGATCTCCCCGCAGGACGCGGCCGGGGCGCTGGAGGTCATGAGCCGCTTCGCGCTGCCCCCGGTCCACCTGCCCTACCTGCCGCCCACGATGTCGCCCGTCGCGACCTCACCGCTGCCGGACGTGCTGGAGCACCCTGCCGAGGCCTTCGGGCAGTACCTCACCTGGGGCGCCGACCGGGTCGTCTGCGAGGAGAAGCACATGGGCTCGCGCGCCGTCGTGCTCCTGCACGAGGGCGGCGACGTGGTCTACACCCGCACCGGGCGCGCCTTCTTCGCCGCGGAGCAGCAGGTCGAGCTCACCCGCAGGATCCGTGTGGCGGCCCGCGCCGCCGGCCTCTTCGACGAGCTGGGCACCGACTGGCTCCTGCTCGACGCCGAGCTGCTGCCCTGGTCGGCCAAGTCGGAGCCGCTGCTGCGCGAGCAGTACGCCCCGGTGGGTGCTGCCGCGCGGCTGACCCTGCCGGTGGAGGTCGAGGCTCTCGAGGCGGCGCAGGCGCGCGGGCTCGACGTCGGCGAGGCGCTGGCCACGGCCCGGGCCCGCCGTGACGCCGCCGCGGCCTACGACCTGGCCTGGCGGCGCTACGTGTGGCCGACCGACGGCATGGCGGGGGTGCAGGTCGCGCCGTTCCAGGTGCTGGCCGCGCGCGGTGCGACCTTCGAGCGGCGAGATCACCTGTGGCACCTGGCGATCGCCGACCGGCTGGTCGAGGCCGACCCGGAGTTGTTCCGGTCGACGCGGCGCCTGGTGGTGGACGTCGCCGACCCGGACTCCGTCGCCGAGGGCACCGCCTGGTGGGAGGACCTGACCGCCGCGGGCGGGGAGGGGATGGTCGTCAAGCCTGTGGCCAACCTGTCCCGCACCGCCCGCGGGGCGCTCATGCAGCCGGGGCTCAAGGTCCGCGGCCGGGAGTACCTCCGGATCATCTACGGCCCTGACTACACCCGGCCCGAGCACCTCACCCGGCTCAAGGACCGCAGCCTCGGCACCAAGCGCTCCCTGGCCCAGCGCGAGTACGCCCTGGGGCTGGAGTCGGTGCGGCGGTTCGTGCGCGAGGAGCCGCTGTGGCGGGTGCACGAGGCGGTCTTCGCCGTGCTCGCACTGGAGTCCGAGCCCGTCGACCCGCGCCTGTGA